ATCATGATCATTGATCCAACGGACCAGCAAACGCCAGCAACTACCACTAACGGTGAGGTTCCGATGCAGCATCCTATCGGCAATACGTTACATCTGGTCCAACCATCGCAGCCCATCATCAGACCAGCGATATTCGCCAACAATTTTTCCAAAGTTGATAATTTCTACGGttatcaacagcagcagcagcagcagcagcaacaacagctgcaccttcagcatcaacaacagcaacatgaatTGTTGCAACCAAAAATTCTTAAACTTACCGATCGGCTACCACCTCATCGCGTATCGCCCGGACATCGATCGTATATTCAACCAGGTTTCCAACTGCAGTCAACCTTACCCTCGCCATGCGCTCCAACCCTACTATCGACCGTTGCTCTTCCGGTGGGGTGTACAAGTAATACCTACGCAAACCTGACGCCTGCACAAACCGACTCGAGTACTGCTatcgagcagaagcagtacGATAGTGTGCAGTCGGTGTCTGCAGAGGACGGAATGTTTATGAATATGGTACCGGAGCCTCTgtaaaattgcattttgaaGCGAGTAATTCCTGATACTCATTAGTCAACAGTCCATTAGATGATGCTCAATGGAGTAGATGCATTGATTGGGGCCTGTAGTAGCTAATTCCATGATTAGAGCTAGTGCCTCTTCATATTGTGATATTAGTATAGTACGTTCGTAGGTTTGGATTAAGAAGAGAAACGGAAATCTCTAATGGTATGGGATAAGGGTTTACTATCAGTTAATCTTTTGAGTCCTCCttgaatttcctttttttgcctAAAATGAGTGTAAATGAATTCAAGTATTTCCACAAAAAACATTTAGAAATGGAGGCAGCGAACTGAAGAATCCCATGGTATAGAATGCCCACAGTTGGGGGAAGAGTCACGATATCACGACAGCATGATAGAATTTTATGAAATTAAGCATGtaaggaaagtaaaaaaaaatttctTTTATATTATTTGACATAACCCGGTTCTTAATATTACATAAGATTGGTTAAAGTATAGTTCTGGTTTTGTAGCAGGTTTTTTTGGAGGCAATCGAGGGTCAAAGATGCATCTGGTTATGAAAATCGAATTTATGTAAAGTGGACCACCAGTAATATTTCAGCCTAAGGAAACAAATCCTCTCAATCCTATCATAAttgtgaaaaaaatgaaactgaTATCGTAGAGGATCATTAGAATGCTGATACTAATTTCTGAAGTTTGAACTCTGACCAGTAGCCTCCAAAACCCTTCCTGCATTAGACAGGAAGATGGTCAGAAAGGATTCTTGGCAGAATGAAGATCTCGCTATCGCGCAGCAAATTAAACTGACGTTATCGTAGGGacattgattttgaaaaacatAATTGATGAAGTGGAGGATAAAGGCGCATACCCTCGTGCATTAGACTATGCAGCGTCAGGCAAAAGACAATACAAAATATCAAACTCGTTTGTGTCCCAGACACAACGCAATTTGCCTAAGAAATCGTATTTCATATAAGAAACTAGGATGACATGGAACCCGTGTGAAAGAACGCTGAGgctttttattatatttttcagcaaaagaaaagtatTCTTGAACTTTACAACTTAACCAAAACATCCACCATCCTACGTGTACAGCCGTACGGTGTGGTCAGCGCCGGATGAGAAAAGCCACGGTTGCGTTGGATGAAACACGACATCGAATACGGCAAAATCGTTCACGCGATCGTGGTGCTCCAATCGTCGCAGTGGCACGATAAGTGGATTCTGCAGCAGATCACTGGACGGGACGAGGCGGAAGAAACGGTAGCAGTATAAGTATATTGCgaagaaagataaagagaagaGCGCACTTACTTGTAAACCATTCCGTGCGACACGATCACACTACGATCGTCACTCGCCGAAGCAAACAGTGGATAGCGCAAGTGGAACGCGACATTGCGAACGGCCGAGTTGTGCAGCCTCAGCTGCTGGTATGGTTTCGTGGACAGATCCAGATCGAACCACATCACCTTCTTCTCGTACGTAGCGATCAACAGATTGTCACCCTTTGGATGGATTGCCATGCTCGAGATCCATTTGCAGCTCGGGAACAGTTTCTTCAGCAGCTCCTGCTTCACTAGATCGTACACGCGTACGTGCCGCTGGGtctgaaaaagaaaatgaaggaagATTAAAGGTTGCTGCCAAAAGACCCGGATTCACCATCAACTCACCGCCACAAACAGACACGGTTTTACGGGATGGAACAGAACGCACTGCACCAGACCCTTGCTCTTCGAGAACGGTAACTGCGAACGGCGCTTAGACAGTTGATGAATCATTACGGAACGGTTAGCCGCATCGGGCATTACGGTGGCAAAGTAATCGCCTCGTCCATGCCATGTCACCTGCTTCACCTCTCGGAAATGTGTAATCGCAATCCGTACACCAAGTTTGTAGTCGTCCTCCGTTACTTCGCCCCATTGAACAGCCGTCTTAATGCGCTCGTTATCGAGCGTATCCAGACGTGGTGCCTCCGCCAGCAGATCATCCATCTTCTTCACCAACAGATGATCACCCACCTTCGGGTTGATGAGCAGCACGCGCTTCCCGCTGGCCACCGCGACGAGCGGGATCTTGGCATTCGGACACCAGGCCACGGAACGTACGATGTCTCCCGTCGGGATGGTTCGTATGCAACGAGCGGTTGAAATTTCCCAAATCTTGACGGTACGATCATCGGATCCGGTGACCAGATATTCACCCAACGGTTCCACACTGATCGAACGTACCATATCCGTGTGTCCCTTGTAGATGAGGTTCTGCAGGGTCGGGAAGGGCTGCAGATCACGTGGCGATGGTAGTTTCGGTATTAGATACTCCGGACCAACCGTCACCCGCGTACGCTTACCACGCGGACAGAGGTAGAGATCGAGACAACGGATGAAGCGTTCCTTCACGAACTTATCGTACGCGGGAACCTCGCGCAAACTCTTGAACTGTTGCGGCACAAAGTGCAGCTTGCGCTTCCACGGTTCATCCTCGTGGCGCTTCCATTCGGCCATTTCGTTCTCGTTGAACAGATACTCCGGTGGTGGATTGTACGATTCGGCATGGTGTGGCAACGGTCGCTTCGGTGCCGTCACGTGATCGTGAATGCGGCGCATCTCCTCCTTTCCATGATCCGTCTCCCACAGCATGTAGAACTTGGGTCCCTTTCGGGCTGCCTTAAGCCGCTCCTGTTC
This sequence is a window from Anopheles darlingi chromosome 3, idAnoDarlMG_H_01, whole genome shotgun sequence. Protein-coding genes within it:
- the LOC125958333 gene encoding ribosome biogenesis protein BOP1 homolog codes for the protein MVKKIATKRKADNDTEPEKDSTTKPDPAEQQSDDAESDYESDKENLLGEIENGDDSSDSEGEYDEEGDDDDEVLSFESVGSDNGEDDEDEELSGDEEAAEGEEGAESADDVNSDSGPEEDEGPDSSDEEEAEEEESEADADANADADADPLADDDDESKLQEIDKVLGTKEKKTRGVTVFPPEPKRKGKPKDEYAGGDTSDEEDIRNTVGNIPMHWYDEYKHVGYDWDAKRIVKAKQGDAIDDFLQRMEDPNFWRTVRDPQTGQKVILSDEDIALVKRIASGRNPDAEYDDHEPWIDWFTSEVEKMPIRNIPDSKRSFLPSRVERQKIGKMVNALKMGWAKTRAEQERLKAARKGPKFYMLWETDHGKEEMRRIHDHVTAPKRPLPHHAESYNPPPEYLFNENEMAEWKRHEDEPWKRKLHFVPQQFKSLREVPAYDKFVKERFIRCLDLYLCPRGKRTRVTVGPEYLIPKLPSPRDLQPFPTLQNLIYKGHTDMVRSISVEPLGEYLVTGSDDRTVKIWEISTARCIRTIPTGDIVRSVAWCPNAKIPLVAVASGKRVLLINPKVGDHLLVKKMDDLLAEAPRLDTLDNERIKTAVQWGEVTEDDYKLGVRIAITHFREVKQVTWHGRGDYFATVMPDAANRSVMIHQLSKRRSQLPFSKSKGLVQCVLFHPVKPCLFVATQRHVRVYDLVKQELLKKLFPSCKWISSMAIHPKGDNLLIATYEKKVMWFDLDLSTKPYQQLRLHNSAVRNVAFHLRYPLFASASDDRSVIVSHGMVYNDLLQNPLIVPLRRLEHHDRVNDFAVFDVVFHPTQPWLFSSGADHTVRLYT